Sequence from the Mustela erminea isolate mMusErm1 chromosome 8, mMusErm1.Pri, whole genome shotgun sequence genome:
ATCCCCAAAGAAAGGTCAGTCCTGCCGTGGAGGGGACACGGCCCAGACGGGAGGTGGCTCCTGGGTCAGAGGAGATGGCTGTGGCATTGATCTTCTTGGCCTGTCGTAACAAGATACCACAGACTTTGACAACAGGAGTatgtctcactgttctggaggctgggcgCCCAGGATGGAGGTACCACCGAGGGCTCCCTCCTTGGGTTGCAAATGGCCACCTTCTCCTCACGTCCTCAACACAGCCTTTCTCCGTGCATGCAGTggaggagaaaaaagcaaaaaaaactcTGGTTGCTCTTCCATAAGGACACCAATCCCGTTGTGAAGGCTCCAAGCTCAGGACCTCATCTAAAACAAAGTATGTCCCAAaggccccatttccaaatactgtcatactgggggttaggactccaAAATATGGATTTGGGTGTTGAGAGGAGACACATAGCAACTGTCCAGGGTGGGGATGTCCCCAGCCAGCCCGCAGCACCCAGGCCGCAGCTTAGCTATGCCCGAGGTTGTGGGGAATTTAGGAGAAAGAGGTGGTCTGGGCCAGCCCCTAAGAGCTCCCATTCTTCAGAAGCTCTGGATAGGCGAGCAGGATTCTCACGTCAGGAGCCATGACAGAAAACTCAGATTTAACCTGGGAGAGTCAGACTCACACCACAGGTAGTTGGTGAAGGGAGGGGGCACAGCGAAGGACCTCTGGGGGGCTGGCCCTGTGTCTTTCGCGCATTGGGGGTCAGCAGGCCACCTATGCTGGGCCACACAATGTCTGTAAAAGGAGCCCGGGCCCTTGGAAGCAGCTCCAGCGTCACGATAGTAGTGGGACATGATGGAGGGAGTGGGTGTGGCGGGCTCAGTCCTGGAGGGACGGCAGctgggcctgggggcgggggttcTCTGTGGCCCAGCTGCTGCCACAAGGAGCCAAGTACACAAGTGGGTGTAGGGGTGTAGGGAGCTGCGCTGGGAGCAGTCTCAGGGTACTCCTGTACTCCTGTACTCGGCATCCGTGTGGCCGCTCCAGCTTGAGCCCTTCTTGGCTCCTTTGGCCAAGACGGCCGTGTCACCAGGCAAGGGCCTTCAGCGGCCGGCTCTCCCCTGGAGCCGGGGCTGCCCGAGAACTCCCCATGACCACGTCACACAGCACCATAGAAATCCATTTATTTGGCAAATCCGTTTGATCGGATCATTTTCCCAATAAATTGTGCTACTTTCACGCATGTACCTATTACAAGTATCTCTTGGCTTTTTCCGGGCTGGGAGGAAAACTATGGTCACGCTGACAGCCGAACAATGTCCCCAAGCCTCCTTTACCGACAGGCATTTCAGCCATTTCCACAGGCTAATCTCAGAGTTCCGCAACTCACTGACCGCCCCTTGCTGGCAGGAGAGGGCCCCTGGATGCCTCAGCACCCAGCCTTAACCCTGGCCCTGACCTCTGCCCCTTCCATGCCCGCTggactgagtgtgaagcccacgGCAGAGCAGCCTGGCCGGAGGTCCTGGGTCCAAACCCACTCCCACAGGCCCCGATGAGTCCTCTGCGACTTGCAGACCAGGAGGGGtctgcaaggagagagagaagaggcctGTGTTCTCCCCCAGTGTGTTGGCATCAGTCAGGGGGTCTCCAAGGCTCCCCAACAAGCCCACAGTCACCACACCGACCTGATACTGCTGTCCCCCTCCAAGGACTTATACCACTCATGgacctctccttctctcctgcctcctctgtcACCCAGCTCTGGCAGGGGCAGGCTACCCATGAgacaaaattttatgtttatgaacATCACAGGCATGACAGGTGGTCAGGGCACTGCTGCCTCCTCTTCTTAGGAAGCCTGTCTGGCCCGAAGTACACGAGAAGATGTGAGCGCCTCGTGATGGGCCCCCAGTGCAGAGACAGAAATTGGAGGAGTGGGCTGACCGCACACATCCATGGGCTCTGAGCCCCGTCTGGCACCAGCATCTGCTGTATGTAACAGCCTGGCTTCCTTAGAGCCTCTGGGCCGGATGGCCATGGCGCTGCAGGCACCTTGGGGCGGCTGGGTCTGCAGGACTCCTGCCCTGGGCTGCTGCCCCCTGGAGGCCCAGCCTGCAGGGCGGGAGTCTCTGATCCTGGCTGGGATCACACCTCCGCACCCATTTCCACCCCAGCATTGACACTTGCTTCCTCGCCCTTTCCTGCCCTGACCACCAAGTCAGCTGTGACTGAAGCAGGAGGTGGAGAGGCTCCAGCCTTGGATGGCCCTCGGTCGAGCCGGGGATTCTCAAGCAGGAAGCAGCTCTGCTCTCCATCCTTCCTCCCCGTCCCTCCACCCCCCCCTTCACAGGAGCCCCGAGCTGCAAGCCTGGGGTTATCGCCCGAtctccgcctccgcctccgcctccgcctcctgTCAGGCTTTTACCCAAACCACCCTCTTCCCCGCCACCCTGCCACCCTACCTTCCGTCCACCACTTAGCGGTGGAAGCTTCTTTACCTACAGGTAGAAAGTGGTTCTTTGCTTCCTCCAGACCTCCCCCTTTTTCACACGAAGCTCACCTCTTCCATCTCATCCCACTCACCCTGTCTTGCCAAACCACCCCTCAGTTCATCCTTGTAATCGGTCGGCTCTCTGGAGCAGCCTGAGTCTTCAGAAGGCTTGCGGTGGTCTCGGCAGACCCTCTTCGAGATCATTCGAGAAGCCAGGGCCAGATCGTGATTTCCACGGTTGACAGTCTCCAGCCAGGAACCTCCAGGAGCTGCGTGCCATCAAATGGTTTCTCTGATCCCTGGCTGGCTCGTTTTCTCTCTCCCAGTCCCTGGAGAGGGACAGTCCTGTGGACAGTGCCACCCGGCCAGCCGCCCAGACAGGACTCGGGTGGGCGAGACAGGCACAGGGTCCTTACTCTCCTCTGGTGGACCCCagtcaagcttgtttctcctcGTTCTCAGTGAAACAGCCTCACGAACAGCCTCCTAGTCCGTTCAAGGTAGCAAGCCGGTCACGTTCAGGAAAGTCCCCTCTCCTAGGCTTGTCAATCACAAGCTATAGTTTCACCATGGCCCGGTTCACCTCAGCTTCCCTCATCCTTCTGCTGCCTTCTTGTGGGCACAAGAAGgcctggctggctttctgggcCTTTCTTCCCCGTAGGAAACGTGGGGCTCTCTGTATGTCCTTGTTCTGCTCTCATCACCCCCGCTAGCTGTGAAGTTACTGGCCTCCAGAGCCTGAGAAGGGACAGAGAACTACAAGTCTCCTTGACCAACCCTCTTGGTTCTCTCTCCTAAcgcccctctcttcctttccagaaTCTCCCAGTCTAACAGAAGGATGGGGGGAGCTGGGAAACAGCCTTGCTCAGATGGTCTCCATCTTTTCAATTCTCCTGCCTCACGCAGAAGTAAAGAATTCACATGGTTCTCAGGTCCTTCAGGGACTCTGAAATACTGGGTGATTTATGTTGAGCTGTCTGGGTGCGGGGGAAAGGTCTTTGGGACACAATGAGCAAAGACCGTGTTCAGTGAGCATCGAAAGGGAAAGCGTACCAGTAATGTGCCACATTCGTCCATCACATCAGAAACCTTGCAACAAGGTATCTGCTATCAGAATCTGGGGCTGGGGTTTCCTTCCTCTGCATCAGTCTTTCTCTCCTTAGCCCCTGGTGGTCATGGTATCCTGGAGGACAAGCTGGGCCCTGGAAGGCCGGGGGGCCATGATGTCCATGCGGAGCTCTTTAATGACAAAGTAGTAGCAGAAGACGTCGAGGCAGCAGTTGACATTGGAGAAACACATGGACAACTGCAAGAACAAGCTGATGCTCTGCTTGGAGCTGCACTCCACGATGAAGCCATTCCGCACCAGGAACTGCAAGAAGAAGCCCAGGTGGATGGGAAGAAAGGAGACCACGAAGACAGCCAGACTGGCTGCGATCGTCCAGATGCAGGCCTTCTTCTGGACCCAGTCCTGGGTGAGGTCCCGACGGCCGACCAGGATGCAGATGCTCCTGGAGGAACAGAAACCTATGACGCCCATGGGAAGAAGGAAGCCGAAGACCTCAAGGGGGAAGAAGACCTTGGCGCTCCAGGTGCCATCGGACATGTTGTGGAAGCACGTGTACTTCTCCACCTTCCCGTGGAAGCTGTAGATGGGGGTGCTCCCGGCCCACACCAGGACCCAGATGGTGCCACAGATCCCCAGGATCTTCCTCGGGGACCGGAGATGGCTGACCAGGAACGGGTACTGGATGGCCAAGAATCGATCCAGACTAATGAAGCAGATAGTGAAGACGCTCCCGTACATGCTGACGAAGTAGAAGCACTCCACCAAGGTACAGAAGAAAGGAGGGGTGGCACGCACGTTGGACAGCGCCATCTTGAACGGAAGGGACAGGACCAACAGCAGGTCGAAGACGGCCAGGTTGATCATGTAGATGGAGGTGGCGGCGTAATCCGGCCACCTCTTCTTCAGGAAGGAGCTGAAGCCTCGGATGGCCAATGCATTGAGGAGAAGGCCCAGGAGAAACGTGGGGATGTGGACGGCCAGCTGCACGGTTTCCATCAGCTCGTCCACCTCATCGAAGGAGCAGCTCTGGTTCTTGTTGAGCTGCGGGCTCATGTTTTTTCCTACAACACCAACAACACAGGAGATGAAGTCCCTCTCGCTCTCTACAGGCGACAGATCCAAAGGACTGTATCACACAGTCATTCGTGCCCACTGAATCACAATCAGAAAATGCTAGAAAGAAAATTGCCTCTAATCCTGCTGCCCAGTTATAAGGGCTGTTACCTTTTTGTGTATTTCAttccaaactctctctctctcacacaggcACTCACGCATGCACAGGTGTACGCTAGTCTTTCTCTTTTACAAAAACGGAAGTGTGTGTGAACATCTGTCCCTTGTTTTCAATCAGAACTCCTGCTGAAAGTCCAGACCCTGGCCCAGAATGGCTTCAGCAAAGGACCGTTTCATGTAATTGAAAAACTAACCAGGGCAGGGCCGACCTGAGCTATGGCTTGATCAGGAATTCAAAGGCTGTTTCCAGGATCCAGACCCTCTTTACACActgtccctctgctctctgccaccCACATCCTGGAAGGTTGCCGCATTGGTCCGGGTTGGAACTCAGAGAACCCACACGTTTGGAGGAGGGCCCTCTGCCAAGggcagaaagagaacaagagggctctctgggatctcttttcTAAGAGcgctaatcccattcatgagtcTTGATCACCTCCCAAACTGCCCCATGTCCTAATACCACCACCttgggttggggagaggggtaggTGTTTAGATTTCTGCATGTGAATTTGGGAAGGGGGatggaacacaaacattcagtcctttAACAGTGGCCCTGGAGTAGATCAAACCCAGGAGATGTTCACTTGACCCAGACCTCCAGAACCAACGAGGCTGGACAGAGAATTCAGATGACCCAGACTCCATGCACACACCTCTCCTTTCACAGCGGCTGGTCTGTGCCAGGCCCAGGAGCACACAGGGCCCCTGCATAGGAGAGGCCAGTCACGCTAGCCCTGGGAGGCTCACTGCGCCTCTCCTGCCCTCAAGGACTTCCTGGCAGCAGGGGCGGGGGCCCAAAACGTGGGCACAGCAGAGAGAAGGGGCCAACATCGCCCTTTACCAAGAATCCTGCGCTAGCAACCAATGCAGTCATTTGCTGAGTATCTGTTATCCAgctagtttttattattattattattgagaaaATATCCTATGCATTCAATAAGATCTTCAGACAGTAccgaaagagaaagaaagaaggaagaaaggaaggaaagaaggaaagaaagagagagaaagaaagaaaaggaaagaaagaaagatgcaaGCCTCCAAGGTACCCCAGGGCCTCGGTTTCCAGAGACAACTGTGGTTAACAGTTCTGTAcatatttttccagaaattttccaaggaaacacacacacacacacacacatatacacacgatgtttctttacatttagaaaatattacacCCATAGCACTGCCCCTTGCTTTTTCACTTTGTAACGATTCTTGGAAATGGTTTCCACATCAGCGTGTATGAATaggctttttcttcttaatggcACACTTACATCCTGTTGTGTGGGGATACCTCAACCCATTTAGCCAACAGCCTGTTGACGAACATTCAGGTTTCATAGGGTTTTACTGGGAAACAAAAACTTCCACAGAGagcatccccatgacttatttctTTGCTACACGGATTTCAATCAGCAAGAGAAGCCCCATTCTGCTGCTATTTCTCATCAGCATAGCTCCCTTGAAAACCTTGGGGAAAGAAGGCTTTGggcatttttaaatttgactAAATTTGATCAAATAACTTACAAGAAGgactaatttccttttctctctgtagaAAACACTACGAACTCATGGTCATATATGTAGAGGCAATCAAAGGcgtaaaacaaaaatttaaaaaggcccctatgaggggtgcctgagtggcttagtgggttaaagcctctgcctttggctcaggtcatgatctcagagtcctgggatcgagtccctcgtcgggctctctgcttagcagggaacctgtttccttctctctctctgcctacttctgatctctctctctctgtgtcaaataaataaataaaatcttaataaataaataaataaataatatcttttttttaaagtctcctaTGAGGTGCACAAAGCAGCCAATtaataaaaacactatttttcTGTCTGTAGTATCTGTcaattcttaaaatttgaattcactgcgatttattttctcattctcattctaaAGTAGCTTTATAGCTAGCTTTGTATTCCTTTACTTAAAAAAGGCCTCCCCCACCTggagtgccagggtggctcagtcaattgtctgcctttggcttaggttatgatctcagggtcctgagatggagttctgctcgggctgcttgctcaggggagagcctgcttctccttctgcctcccccactgctcatgttctctctctccctctgtttcacaaatgaatataaaaaaaacttaaaaaaaaaaaaaaagaatggaagaaaatggtcTGACGGATGCCGGGGCTTCTCTGACTCGATGGTACCAGATGGATGTGTGGAAAAAGGCACAACTTAGCTCAGTGTTCTCCAGCCAGACCATCCCAAAGGTCACATCTGAATTACTGACAGACTTCAAATGGGAACTTTTCAAAAGGTAATCTTTGAAGTTAGAGAAAGCACTCTATGGATTGGCAAAAAGAAattagtttggaaaaaaaaaatacttccatcTCATGGCAGAGTaagcagaaaatctgaaaaattaatcCTCTGAATTCCCTTTGAAAGTTCAAGGAAACCATCTTTTTgaaagtcttcttttaaaaaaaagaccaggaaCTTCTCTGGAATAAGATAAAAAGGATTCAGGCTGCAGCgagagattaaaaaaagttatttttctcaaaGATGGGCTGCCAGTAAAAGCCAGTCCCCTTGTGGCAGGAACTAGCAAGCTCCCCTCACTTGACCTGTTGCCACAGATAGGTCCTTAGCCAGTCAACTCAGGGGTCCACtggcgtgggggtgggaggctgggaagcGATGCTTAGACAGGATTCCATGTTGGAGAGACAAATGTCTGTGTAGGATTCAGGGGAGAGCAGGTCTGACATCtgtggatggagagaaggaaagaagcttCCGGGGGCAGATAATTTTTTCTCCAGTATCCAAGAAACAGTTACCAAAATGAATTATCTCCCTATCAAGAACAAagtcttctattaaaaaaaaaaaaggcagaaatgatgTTGGGTATATTCTGACCACAATATGTAGAAACcttccttttaacattttgttaaaatattttcacatcaggacgcctgggtggctcagttgattggacgactgccttcggctcaggtcatgatcccggagtcccgggatcgagtcccgcatcaggctcccagctccatggggagtctgcttctcctcgctcatgctctctctcactgtctctctctcaaatacataaataaaatctttaaaaaaaaatattttcacatcaaGTAATATACCAGGggggaaaaatacacagaaacatcaGATGAATGATGTTCTTTCTTTATGAAGAGTATAAAAACTATATGATACAAAGATCCTCAGGAGACAAACAGGCAAAGGACAGAGAGTTCCCAGAAGAGGATTTACAAAGAGATAAAATTTTTGCTCATCATTTCAACAAAGAAGCTAGTAAGGGTTCTATGAAACAGTCATCGATATGCTGGTGAGTGTACACAGCTTCTAGATTTGATAACTTagagaaaaagtcagaaaaaactTACTAATCTTTTACCCAGtcattaaaaatttactttaagtaaatcaggaaaagcaaaaaaaagtcGTGTACAGAAAATGTGTTTACCTGAACATTTTTTCTGCTCgcaaaaaatcacacacacatttttaaatgccacCCAGAGCTTAATTTCACGATGGTAAATCTACTCAATGGAAAATTTTTCTGTCTGATTATGTTATGTTTATGCTGACTGTGTTAagtaaaaaacccacaaactacAGAACGATACATTCAGAATGACTTCAActatgatttaagaaaaaaaacccacacatagggaaaaaaaaacctagaaaaaaatttccatatgTCCAACATTGGTTGCATTCTAACAGTTAGATGGTGGGTATTTatttaggctttttttctttttttaaagattttatttatttatttatttgacagagagagagatcacaagcaggcagagaggcaggcagagagagaggaggaaacagactccccgctgagcagagagcccgattcggggcttaatcccaggaccctaggatcacgacccacaccaaaggcagcggcttaacccactgaaccacctaggcgccccctattcagtttttaaaattttttttaaagatttttaagaaatttatgtatttgatagacagagatcacaagtaggcagagaggcaggcatacagagggggaagcaggctccctgcagagcagagagcctgaagtgaggctctatcacaggaccctgagatcatgacctgagccgaagacagatgcttaacccactgagccacccagatcctcCAACGTATTCAGTCTTTTAAatcaccctctctttctctctcctctcgcCCCCCagagtgtatatttttctaattaatgaTGATATGaaaaccatttaatttttttaagttgtaataAATgctgggagaaaaggagaaaaatcagaacAGCTTTTGACTttctcttaaaagaagaaaaatctgggaGAGTGTTTGAGGCATGGCAGAGGCAGGAGTGAGgttcacataaaatttaaaagatggcaTTGGTCTAACCCGTGCTCAGCTGGCGAGACATCAGTGTTGCGGGGCCGAGGATGAACATTTCAACAGACAGCATCTGAGGGACGTGGGGACAAGGCATGACAGAATTGGAAGTGACAGATGAGAGCGCAGATGCCACCTCAGAGATGAGCAATGACCACAAGAACCTGATtggtgatttttcaaaaaaaaaagtcttcatctGTCCACAGGTCAGCCACCACATCATAAAAATTGTGCCTAACATGAAGAGTGAATGAAGACTGACACAAAAAGACATTCAAAATGCAGATTAACCATGGAGAGAGGGTCAAGGGAAGGGAAGTTATTTACATAAATCCTCCCAAAGCTTGGACAGCTGTAAAGAGAAACAAATGCTGGAGTGAAAacttacatattttctaaattgGATTTTTCAGGTTTAATTATCTTGTCTATTGTAAAGGgacacaaggaagagaaaatgcacaaTAGAAACTAAAAGTGAAAAACTACCATGTTTCTGTGTAGACAGCAGGGGTAACCCCGAGGAGGTTTACACAAATGTAACAATTACATAATAGAATTACAGCACTCCCTGACCGTGTTAACACTCCCTCTGAAAAGGGGCATTCATTAAAAAAGCCCAgacctttccccccacccccacataagaaacacagagggaaaaaaaaaaaaaaaaggcatggacaGAGTAAAATGATAGGGCAATTTTGGCTTATCAGGCACACAgaactctaggaaaaaaaaaagagaatatgacaAAGTAATTTTTGTCTCATAAAAAGAATTGAGAGAGTAACGCAGAGACTTTACAGAGGTAAAAGTTACaatgaataattaaaacataaaatacttaatttctgTTCCAAGGCGCATAGCAAGGAAATGCATAACGTATTTCCATACAGAACATGCCAGAAATgcaaaaagaagtagaaatagaaatataattgtagGTAGAGACCTTCGTCCTCCTTCCCCGAGTATCATCATCAAGTACACAGAAATTTCGAACTCCTCCTAGCCCAATTAAAAAGGCAGATCGGTGAGGACCAAATCATAAATCAAGGGAATATGCTTTCTTTGGGAGACGACAAGGATCTTTTCACCAAACAGATGCCATTCCTGGGCCCAGCCCGGGTCTCCAAGACAATGGCAAGTCTATCTTCTGTGCCTCAGACCCTAAAGAAAGCACAACTATTTGTTGAACACCGTGACATTAATAATAGATCATTGGTACTTTTAAGCAATCTCTTAAATGGTCTCTTAAATAATGTGTGAGTCACGGATAAAATCGGAACTACATTACTGAAATATTGGAA
This genomic interval carries:
- the GPR55 gene encoding G-protein coupled receptor 55 isoform X2 translates to MAASAPGKNMSPQLNKNQSCSFDEVDELMETVQLAVHIPTFLLGLLLNALAIRGFSSFLKKRWPDYAATSIYMINLAVFDLLLVLSLPFKMALSNVRATPPFFCTLVECFYFVSMYGSVFTICFISLDRFLAIQYPFLVSHLRSPRKILGICGTIWVLVWAGSTPIYSFHGKVEKYTCFHNMSDGTWSAKVFFPLEVFGFLLPMGVIGFCSSRSICILVGRRDLTQDWVQKKACIWTIAASLAVFVVSFLPIHLGFFLQFLVRNGFIVECSSKQSISLFLQLSMCFSNVNCCLDVFCYYFVIKELRMDIMAPRPSRAQLVLQDTMTTRG
- the GPR55 gene encoding G-protein coupled receptor 55 isoform X1 produces the protein MRKPSPREGSGSLRSRPVTKLGGQITSRSSLSCTGPPAGKNMSPQLNKNQSCSFDEVDELMETVQLAVHIPTFLLGLLLNALAIRGFSSFLKKRWPDYAATSIYMINLAVFDLLLVLSLPFKMALSNVRATPPFFCTLVECFYFVSMYGSVFTICFISLDRFLAIQYPFLVSHLRSPRKILGICGTIWVLVWAGSTPIYSFHGKVEKYTCFHNMSDGTWSAKVFFPLEVFGFLLPMGVIGFCSSRSICILVGRRDLTQDWVQKKACIWTIAASLAVFVVSFLPIHLGFFLQFLVRNGFIVECSSKQSISLFLQLSMCFSNVNCCLDVFCYYFVIKELRMDIMAPRPSRAQLVLQDTMTTRG
- the GPR55 gene encoding G-protein coupled receptor 55 isoform X3; the protein is MSPQLNKNQSCSFDEVDELMETVQLAVHIPTFLLGLLLNALAIRGFSSFLKKRWPDYAATSIYMINLAVFDLLLVLSLPFKMALSNVRATPPFFCTLVECFYFVSMYGSVFTICFISLDRFLAIQYPFLVSHLRSPRKILGICGTIWVLVWAGSTPIYSFHGKVEKYTCFHNMSDGTWSAKVFFPLEVFGFLLPMGVIGFCSSRSICILVGRRDLTQDWVQKKACIWTIAASLAVFVVSFLPIHLGFFLQFLVRNGFIVECSSKQSISLFLQLSMCFSNVNCCLDVFCYYFVIKELRMDIMAPRPSRAQLVLQDTMTTRG